The genomic interval ACGGATCGTCCTGAACGGGGTCGATCTGACGGTCGACTCGCTCTACAACCGCGGCGGAGCGGTCGCCCTGCAGATCCGGCAGCTGGCCTTCACCGAACGCTGCGGGCTCACGGTAGAACGGACGCAGGGGCGTTTCGAAATGGGACCGGAGGGGATTTCGCTCTCGGGATTCGAGCTCGCCACCGCAGCCTCACACCTGCAGGCCGACCTGACGGCAGGCCCCGGGGCGCTGCAAATGGAGCCGACCGCCCCGCTGACGGCCGATCTGACGGCCGAAGTGGCCACCCGCGACTTGGCCCGCATCGCCCCCGCGGCGATTCCCGCACCGCTGGACAACCGGCTGCTCAGGCTGCATCTCGCCACGGCCGGAACATGGGAGGAGCTCGAAAAGATCGGCGTGGAGATCTCCTCGCCTGAATGGCTCTCCCTTACACTGGACGGCAAGGCACGCTATCCGCTCGATCCGAAACGGCTGGACGCTTCGGCCCGGTTCCGGGGTGCACTCCGCAATCCGGCGTTTCTGCTGGAGGTCCTGCCCGATACGGCCCTGCGCCGCAGGGTGGCACTCCCGCGGCGAATCGGATTGCAGGGCTCGGCAACGGCTTCACACGGGGTCTATTCGCTGGCTTCGGTACTGACGGCCGGGACGGGACGGCGCGATGCAGAAACAGGTGCGGGTGCGGGTGAAAACGGAACCGGCCGCACCGGAACGGAGGGCCGCATCGGGTTGGAGGGACAGTTCGACGCGCAACGGAAGGCCTACGAGGCGACGATTCGCTGCGACAGTTTCCCGGCAGGGAGTTTCCTGCCGTCCGATTCGCTCGGACGGATCGATCTGACACTCTCCGCCCGAGGCGAAGGGTTTGATCCACTGGCTCCCGCGACCCGGGGCCGGATTCAGTTAGAGGTTGCACGGGCGGAATATCGCAGGCACGACTTCGGTGGGGTCAGCGTGGAGGCCGGACTTGCGGAGGGACGGTTGACCGGACGGATCGAGGACCGCGATTCGGTCCTGCGGCTCGCGCTCGGAATCGAGGGGCAGTTGACCCGGGAGCGGCAGCAGGCCCGGATGACAGGGCGGGTCGGATGGTTCGATCTCGCGGCACTGGGGCTGATCGCCGAACCGATCGGCGGAATGTTCCACCTCGATGCCGAAGCCGCGGCCAACGCCCCCGGATGTTACGACGCCCGCATCGCCCTGGACAGCATCGCCATTCGGAACGGAACGGAGGTCGACCGGATCCTTCCTGCGAGCGCAGCCTTCCACACCGATTCGACGCAGACCCGGGCCGAGATGCAATCGGGAGATTTACGACTGGAGTTCCGCTCCCCGGAGGCACTCGATTCGCTGAAGAACGCACTGCCCCGGTGTATCGGCGTGCTGACGCAGCAGATGCAGGCCCAACGGCTCGACATGGATTCACTGAGGCCCGTCCTGCCCGATTTCCGGCTGCAACTCTCGGCCGGACGAAACAACATCCTGAACAACTTCCTCCGCACGAAGCAGGTCGCCTTCCGAAGGCTGGAAATGCTCGGGATGAAGGGGGATTCGCTGCCCGTGGCGCTCGGAATGCAGGTCGAGGGGCTGACTTCGGGAGGCATCCGCCTCGACAGCGTGGAGGTGTCGATGCGGCAAAGAGGCCCCCGGCTGCAATATGCCCTCCGGGTGGCCAACGCCCCCGGGAATCTCGACCACCTGGCCGCTGCCGGCGTCTACGGCAGCATCGTACAGAATACCGCCCGGGCCAACCTCTACCAGCGCGACCGCAGCGGCCGCGAAGGATTGCGCTCGCAGATCGACGCCGCATGGAACGACTCCCTCGTCCGCGTAACGCTCGGGCCCGATCCGCAATTCGGATTCGAACCCTGGGCCGTCAATCCCGGCAACTACCTCGTCTACCGCTTCGACCGCAGGATCGGGGCCGACCTCGATTTGACCCGCGGAGAGCAGCGGTTCGCCATCCATTCGCTCCCCGAAGAGGGTTCGACGGACGGAATTCGGCTCGAAACGGCCGGGCTGGGGATCGGGACCATCCTGAAGCTGCTCCCCTCGGCGCCGCCCGTCGACGGTATTTTCGGCGCCGATCTCGCCCTGAGGTTGGGGGCCGATACGCTCGGGATGCAGGGGACGGTCTCCGTCGCCGGGCTCTCCTACGACCAGCAGCGATTCGGGGATGTGGCGCTCACGGCACGCTATGCCCAGGGCGCCGGGCAGCAGGCCGAAGCCCGGCTCTCGCTCGATTCCATCGATATGCTGGCGGCCTCCGTCCGCTATCGGAAAGAGGACGAAAATCCCCTCACGGCTTCGCTCGCCATCCCGGGGCTTCCCCTGCAACGTCTCAATCTCTTCCTCCCCGAAGAGATGCTGCAACTCTCGGGGGATCTCTCCGCCGAACTCCACGCAACGGGATCGCCCCGGAGGCCCATCCTCGACGGCGGTCTGCACTTCGCCGGCACGCAGCTCCGCGTCCCGATGATCGGCACCGCATTCACGCTCGCCGACGACACCATCCGCTTCGACCGCAGCCGCCTGCTCCTCGATCGATACGCCATCCTCGCCCCGAATCGCAAACCGCTGACAATCAACGGCGAGGTCGACCTTTCGGATTTCGCACGCATGAGTGCCGACCTTACCCTGCGGGCCGCGGATTTCCAACTCGTGAACGTCCCCCGCAAGGAACGGACAACCGTCTACGGAACCGCCTACCTCGACCTGAATACCTCCGTCAAGGGGCCCGTCGACGAACTTGCGGTCCGCGGAAACGTCGCCCTGCTCGGCGGAACAGACATCAACTACGTCATGCAGGGTTCCCCGA from uncultured Alistipes sp. carries:
- a CDS encoding translocation/assembly module TamB domain-containing protein; translated protein: MLAIVLLLFCCLGLLYVPAVQELARRKALGPLSKSLGLEISVERFRLRFPLRLAAEQIRILDCSDTLVDCGRIALEVNPWPLVRKRAVVREFEVERLAARYRDTATGFELRIAAGLFAIEQLRADLQHEKAAVRHIALDSAAIVLHPGEPTAEEKPDSATAPLRWAIDLDTLSIRRTAFEMGAEGIDPELSVQLAEGGVEQCRVQLDSQQVAVVRVWIDRGDYAYFVAPPTAGTAGTAGTAGTAGTVGTVGTVGTVGTVGISEKAGAASIEKTAMPEADGRPNRSGAEATPQPETTSEPWSIRIGKLALAGNRVAYGVAGHRPAEGFDPGRIVLNGVDLTVDSLYNRGGAVALQIRQLAFTERCGLTVERTQGRFEMGPEGISLSGFELATAASHLQADLTAGPGALQMEPTAPLTADLTAEVATRDLARIAPAAIPAPLDNRLLRLHLATAGTWEELEKIGVEISSPEWLSLTLDGKARYPLDPKRLDASARFRGALRNPAFLLEVLPDTALRRRVALPRRIGLQGSATASHGVYSLASVLTAGTGRRDAETGAGAGENGTGRTGTEGRIGLEGQFDAQRKAYEATIRCDSFPAGSFLPSDSLGRIDLTLSARGEGFDPLAPATRGRIQLEVARAEYRRHDFGGVSVEAGLAEGRLTGRIEDRDSVLRLALGIEGQLTRERQQARMTGRVGWFDLAALGLIAEPIGGMFHLDAEAAANAPGCYDARIALDSIAIRNGTEVDRILPASAAFHTDSTQTRAEMQSGDLRLEFRSPEALDSLKNALPRCIGVLTQQMQAQRLDMDSLRPVLPDFRLQLSAGRNNILNNFLRTKQVAFRRLEMLGMKGDSLPVALGMQVEGLTSGGIRLDSVEVSMRQRGPRLQYALRVANAPGNLDHLAAAGVYGSIVQNTARANLYQRDRSGREGLRSQIDAAWNDSLVRVTLGPDPQFGFEPWAVNPGNYLVYRFDRRIGADLDLTRGEQRFAIHSLPEEGSTDGIRLETAGLGIGTILKLLPSAPPVDGIFGADLALRLGADTLGMQGTVSVAGLSYDQQRFGDVALTARYAQGAGQQAEARLSLDSIDMLAASVRYRKEDENPLTASLAIPGLPLQRLNLFLPEEMLQLSGDLSAELHATGSPRRPILDGGLHFAGTQLRVPMIGTAFTLADDTIRFDRSRLLLDRYAILAPNRKPLTINGEVDLSDFARMSADLTLRAADFQLVNVPRKERTTVYGTAYLDLNTSVKGPVDELAVRGNVALLGGTDINYVMQGSPMEVKEQSQNLITFVSFRDLDAQEPLEELPPVKIGGLDIALNIDINNDVKAAVDLSTDGSNRIDLRGGGNLAYTMNPLGDMRLAGKYVLSGGNVRYNPPVIAQKVFRIKEGSYVEWIGDPADPSFNITAVESIRTTVSSSSDGQDARAVNFDISINIRNTLTDLAISFDLAAPEDLTMQNQLNSLTAEQRANQAMNLLIYNTYTGPGTTAKVSSENPLNTFIQNELNQWAQNSLKGVDLSFGIDSYGQDDPNGQRTDYSYRLSKNLFSDRIRAVIGGKFSTDTDPTQNLKENLIDDISIEYMLDKRDNMYIRLFRHTGYESILEGEITETGVGFVIRKRISRLGDLFRSSKPKPQKQVRHEDEAQ